In Synechococcus sp. A18-25c, a single window of DNA contains:
- a CDS encoding peptidase domain-containing ABC transporter translates to MANNNFNEIQASSKAIQSLLSLDVSTQKDHESFNKSTIEDEAYNLINKLRELFGLDQQQIIQSRNTLEDLLESNGFYYRPSNISLDYGKYEQIPLVTINKKNGSLVIIHEIGSKTKIFDTTLNTYINGKKFEQEDDQTVYEIFPIFPENLDTFWELLKFSFPAVKRDFIFAALISVFVTGLSLLSPIITSRVVGDVVPSGNIGWIISTFIITVVIALYSSLMTWLQSFFLLRFTQKLSLRIQIPIYQRILSYPISFLDQYKIGDLSSRVTSVNSLLRSLSSSALSTIINIISLIGFMGLMINYDWQLSIFAIGLIITIAGIQTGIFRRQIVYEKSFVEEEANFYDETLQSLNNIAQIRTSGSERSIIERWSKSIFSFTSLRFNVNLLSSYNSIISSFLNNFGLSLIYAVLIYRLLNSSDINELGLQASTFIIFSSAFSSFSTKFTQLVDLFNTVLGQGWVDFKRAMPLIHQKQEEGLNTIKKQITLNGLIQFKDVTFSYPGSDNIILDKVSFTLYPNQFNVLFGPSGCGKSTIILIILGFYPIQSGSIFIDGHELSELDIKHLRSQMGTILQTTVLPVSSIKDALTSGLGESNETIWRTLELVNLSEEINALPMKLETILSEGAGNISGGQRQRLGIARALLREPKVLLEDESTSALDNYSQRVIVENLKSIGVSRIVVAHRITAIQSCDHIIVLQKGKIEFEGSFENSLVNSNYMKEVMQKYRSQRTEVD, encoded by the coding sequence ATGGCAAATAATAATTTCAATGAGATCCAAGCATCATCAAAAGCAATTCAGTCATTGCTTAGCCTGGATGTGTCAACTCAAAAGGATCATGAGTCGTTCAATAAGAGCACTATCGAAGATGAAGCATACAACTTAATTAATAAACTCAGGGAGTTATTCGGTCTTGACCAACAGCAAATAATCCAGTCGCGTAACACTCTTGAAGATTTATTAGAGTCTAATGGGTTCTATTATCGCCCTTCAAACATTAGTCTTGACTACGGTAAATATGAACAGATTCCTCTCGTTACTATCAATAAAAAAAATGGCTCACTCGTTATTATCCATGAAATTGGATCAAAAACAAAGATCTTCGATACGACACTAAATACCTACATTAACGGAAAAAAGTTTGAGCAAGAAGATGATCAAACTGTTTACGAAATTTTCCCAATCTTTCCCGAAAATCTCGATACTTTTTGGGAACTCCTCAAATTTTCATTCCCTGCTGTCAAAAGAGATTTTATATTCGCTGCTTTAATCTCAGTTTTCGTCACAGGGCTATCACTTCTCTCACCAATCATCACATCCAGAGTGGTAGGAGACGTTGTTCCAAGCGGAAACATCGGTTGGATCATTTCAACGTTCATAATCACTGTTGTGATTGCTCTCTATTCATCGTTGATGACATGGCTTCAGTCGTTCTTTTTACTTCGATTTACACAAAAATTAAGTCTCAGGATTCAGATTCCAATCTACCAAAGAATTCTTTCCTATCCCATCTCGTTTTTAGATCAGTATAAGATTGGCGACTTATCATCGCGTGTTACTTCAGTCAACAGCCTACTTAGGTCATTATCATCATCAGCGCTATCGACAATCATCAATATCATATCTTTGATTGGCTTCATGGGATTGATGATTAATTATGATTGGCAACTTAGTATTTTTGCGATTGGATTGATCATCACCATTGCAGGCATACAAACTGGTATTTTCAGACGTCAAATTGTTTACGAAAAAAGCTTCGTTGAAGAAGAAGCTAATTTCTATGATGAGACATTGCAATCATTGAATAATATTGCACAAATTAGAACCTCTGGGAGTGAACGATCAATTATCGAACGATGGAGTAAATCAATATTCTCTTTCACTTCTCTTCGCTTTAATGTCAATCTTCTTTCTAGCTACAATTCAATCATATCGAGCTTTTTAAATAATTTTGGCTTGTCTTTGATTTACGCAGTTTTAATTTACCGGTTACTCAATTCAAGTGATATCAACGAACTCGGATTACAGGCGTCCACTTTTATTATTTTTTCGAGCGCCTTTTCTAGTTTTTCAACGAAGTTTACACAGCTTGTTGATCTATTTAATACGGTGTTGGGTCAAGGTTGGGTCGATTTCAAGCGGGCTATGCCGCTAATTCATCAAAAACAAGAAGAGGGTTTGAATACCATTAAAAAGCAAATCACTCTTAACGGTCTTATTCAATTTAAAGATGTCACATTTTCTTATCCAGGGTCTGACAATATAATTTTAGACAAAGTAAGTTTCACGCTTTACCCTAATCAATTTAATGTTTTATTTGGCCCCAGCGGATGTGGTAAGTCAACAATTATCCTTATCATCTTAGGTTTTTATCCAATTCAATCTGGATCAATCTTTATCGATGGGCACGAATTATCAGAACTTGATATCAAGCATCTCAGGTCACAGATGGGAACAATCCTTCAAACAACTGTTCTTCCAGTTTCATCAATCAAAGATGCTTTAACATCTGGTTTGGGCGAATCAAATGAAACAATCTGGAGAACACTTGAGCTTGTTAATCTATCAGAAGAAATAAATGCTTTGCCCATGAAATTAGAGACAATCTTGTCCGAGGGTGCTGGTAATATTTCTGGAGGCCAGAGGCAGCGCCTAGGCATTGCCCGTGCTCTCTTACGCGAACCCAAGGTTTTATTAGAAGACGAATCGACATCGGCGCTTGATAATTATTCCCAACGCGTTATCGTCGAAAACTTGAAAAGTATTGGCGTCAGTCGCATCGTCGTTGCACACAGGATCACAGCAATCCAAAGCTGCGATCACATTATTGTTCTTCAAAAGGGTAAAATCGAATTCGAAGGATCTTTCGAAAACAGCCTTGTAAACTCCAATTATATGAAGGAGGTGATGCAAAAATACCGCTCACAAAGAACAGAGGTGGATTAA
- a CDS encoding peptidase domain-containing ABC transporter, producing the protein MKKTLIPAFFRRKVPLVLQYEMVECGAASLSMILQYFGKYLPLSDLRYQCGVSRDGSNMLNLKKAAIHYGLNVKVGKQRPREILDGKVDFPCIAWWNYNHFVVFESTNGKFLRIADPGGGKYKVSETELSNKFSGLLLQFNKQDTFEKSGRPEREILNFLPIIGGYQVSIYFLLLISTALLVTSLATPGLSGAFVQSFLGDQRYELGLPIMWLSLLMVILAASLTSVQLNVVRRLALSIQRRLSVEISFKILSVDYQFYTSRFIGDIASRLKLSENIANTLINQFLIFVLGLIGAALIIPFLLLISWQLTVISLIYVLVNITLASIAASMLIDSNRSIQVELGKVYGITVRMLSDTRTIKASGLENRYLSTYQDFYSPILEKSQEVQSKMNSFDFLTDLSNTLYNYGTIAFSGFLVMQGSMNLAGFMAFQVLRNEITGPLLSVSNLLDQLQQAEAELGRLQDLRLVENDPKVRSLDQYKSQLVDSKLNFESDNKQTQLKINKPKSISVINVDQTFSPLSPNVLTDINIRIKDGELISIIGPSGSGKSTLIKNLVGLYQPSKGQILYGDHDWMEYDDETIRRSFAYVSQETNIFRGTIYDNLTMYNDNYDLDHVREIAKIACFDDVVMNMPQGYSQYLGDNGNGLSGGQLQRLSITRALLTAPNILFLDEATSALDVPTERMVIQNIKNLNLTVIAVAHRLLTAKLSDQVVVLDKGYIKESGHPNELMKVDNSLFKQLIDQED; encoded by the coding sequence ATGAAAAAAACTCTAATACCAGCATTCTTCCGAAGGAAAGTTCCACTCGTTCTTCAATACGAGATGGTTGAATGCGGAGCAGCATCATTATCAATGATTCTCCAATATTTTGGTAAGTATTTGCCATTATCGGATCTTCGTTATCAATGCGGAGTCAGTCGAGATGGTAGCAATATGTTAAACCTCAAGAAAGCTGCAATTCACTACGGCCTCAATGTAAAAGTAGGCAAACAAAGACCAAGAGAAATCCTAGATGGAAAAGTAGATTTTCCCTGCATTGCTTGGTGGAATTACAACCATTTTGTCGTCTTTGAAAGTACGAATGGAAAGTTTTTACGCATTGCTGATCCTGGTGGAGGTAAATACAAAGTCAGTGAAACGGAGCTGAGCAATAAATTTTCAGGTTTACTCTTACAGTTTAACAAGCAAGATACTTTCGAGAAATCAGGGCGGCCCGAGCGGGAAATTCTCAACTTTCTGCCGATTATAGGAGGCTATCAAGTTTCGATTTATTTTCTCTTATTGATATCCACTGCGCTGCTCGTGACATCACTTGCAACACCTGGATTATCGGGTGCATTTGTTCAATCATTTTTAGGGGACCAAAGGTATGAACTTGGGCTTCCCATTATGTGGTTGTCATTGTTGATGGTCATTCTGGCAGCGTCTCTGACTAGTGTTCAATTGAATGTCGTCCGACGACTTGCTCTCTCCATTCAAAGACGATTATCTGTCGAAATATCCTTCAAAATATTATCAGTCGACTATCAATTTTACACGAGTCGATTCATTGGTGACATCGCAAGCAGACTTAAACTGTCTGAGAACATTGCCAACACATTGATCAATCAGTTCCTAATATTCGTCCTGGGCCTGATCGGAGCTGCTTTAATCATCCCTTTTTTACTTTTAATCTCATGGCAATTGACGGTCATATCTCTAATTTATGTACTGGTTAACATTACACTAGCATCGATTGCTGCCAGTATGTTAATTGATTCAAATCGATCAATTCAGGTTGAATTAGGCAAAGTCTATGGCATCACAGTGAGAATGCTGAGTGATACAAGAACGATCAAAGCATCGGGACTTGAAAACAGATATTTATCGACGTATCAAGATTTTTATAGTCCCATTTTAGAGAAAAGCCAAGAGGTTCAGAGCAAAATGAATTCCTTTGACTTTCTCACAGATTTATCAAATACACTTTATAACTACGGAACGATTGCTTTCTCAGGTTTTTTGGTGATGCAGGGAAGCATGAATTTGGCTGGATTTATGGCTTTCCAAGTTTTACGCAACGAAATCACAGGCCCTCTACTCAGCGTTTCAAATCTTTTGGATCAACTCCAGCAAGCTGAAGCTGAGCTTGGAAGACTTCAAGACTTAAGATTGGTTGAAAATGACCCCAAGGTGCGATCCCTTGATCAGTACAAATCACAATTAGTTGATTCGAAGCTTAATTTCGAATCTGATAACAAGCAAACTCAACTTAAAATTAACAAGCCAAAATCAATTAGCGTCATTAACGTAGATCAGACATTTTCACCCTTGTCTCCAAATGTTTTAACTGACATCAATATAAGAATAAAGGATGGAGAGTTAATTAGTATCATTGGCCCAAGTGGGTCGGGGAAATCGACCCTCATCAAAAATTTGGTTGGTCTCTATCAACCTTCTAAAGGGCAGATTCTCTACGGTGATCATGACTGGATGGAATATGACGATGAGACAATTCGGCGGTCGTTCGCTTATGTTTCGCAAGAAACCAACATATTCCGCGGAACAATCTATGACAATTTAACCATGTATAACGATAACTACGATCTTGATCATGTCAGGGAAATAGCAAAAATCGCTTGTTTTGACGACGTTGTGATGAATATGCCTCAAGGATACTCTCAATATTTGGGCGATAATGGCAACGGTTTAAGTGGCGGACAATTACAACGTCTCTCAATTACTAGAGCGTTACTAACCGCACCCAATATACTTTTTCTTGATGAGGCTACAAGTGCATTAGACGTGCCAACTGAGCGAATGGTTATACAAAACATCAAGAACTTAAATTTGACCGTGATTGCAGTCGCACACAGACTTCTTACTGCAAAGCTGTCTGATCAGGTTGTTGTTTTAGACAAAGGATACATCAAAGAATCTGGTCACCCCAACGAGTTGATGAAAGTTGATAATTCACTTTTCAAACAACTCATCGATCAGGAAGATTGA
- a CDS encoding J domain-containing protein, producing the protein MTATQVQRWGASLADQRGWTELRATGLVALIDQLNRDSFHAQLTLQQRLDRLVTGLGTDLFAAVGSRSSKRSMAVLAAFALYGVRASEWLDEDPARVVEELHQRQRRERTARSGRRTRSDQRRTDRDWRERDPRMDALSVLGLDASATQDVIKQAFRQLVKQHHPDVGGSAESFRRVNDAYQLLMS; encoded by the coding sequence GTGACAGCGACGCAGGTTCAACGTTGGGGTGCTTCTCTTGCTGATCAGAGGGGCTGGACCGAGCTGAGAGCCACTGGCTTGGTTGCACTGATCGATCAGCTCAACCGTGACAGCTTTCATGCTCAGCTGACGTTGCAGCAACGGCTTGATCGCTTGGTGACTGGATTGGGGACCGACCTTTTTGCTGCTGTTGGTTCTCGTTCCAGCAAACGTTCCATGGCCGTTCTGGCTGCGTTTGCCCTGTATGGCGTTCGAGCGAGTGAATGGTTGGATGAAGATCCTGCCCGGGTTGTGGAGGAGCTGCACCAACGCCAACGACGTGAGCGAACAGCCAGGTCCGGTCGCCGAACACGCAGTGATCAACGCAGAACCGACCGCGATTGGCGCGAACGGGATCCACGAATGGACGCGTTGTCTGTTCTCGGCCTTGACGCGTCAGCGACGCAGGATGTGATCAAGCAGGCATTTCGCCAGCTTGTGAAGCAGCATCATCCGGATGTGGGTGGATCAGCTGAATCCTTCCGACGCGTGAATGATGCTTATCAACTGCTGATGTCTTGA
- a CDS encoding alpha/beta hydrolase: protein MTDQNISAKSPLLLIHPIGVGLSAQFWHRFIDHWSETGDGRELIAPDLLGCGFAACPRQPLTPEDWATALLEPLKRRNSPPVILVAQGASLPIALAVMAEAPQLVSGLIAISPPGWRVLRDTFPTQRSNQLWNVLFNGTLGTLFYRYARRRSFLNSFSKNNLFACQDDVDEEWIETLHEGSKKMDTRWAVFSFLAGFWRRGWEPALTAVNVPFLVVFGRSATGIGRSSNWDDVEERLNTYNSKLNNAVIQTIDGRNVLPYESTKQCVNCVQRWLQDISS from the coding sequence ATGACGGATCAAAACATTTCGGCCAAGTCTCCGCTGTTGCTGATTCATCCCATCGGCGTTGGACTTTCAGCTCAGTTTTGGCATCGCTTCATCGATCACTGGTCTGAGACGGGCGATGGGCGCGAGCTCATTGCGCCTGATCTGCTTGGATGCGGCTTCGCAGCATGTCCCAGGCAGCCACTGACTCCGGAGGACTGGGCCACAGCATTATTGGAACCACTGAAGCGACGGAATTCACCGCCTGTGATCCTCGTAGCTCAAGGTGCATCGTTACCAATTGCCCTGGCCGTTATGGCCGAAGCTCCTCAATTGGTGAGCGGATTGATTGCGATAAGTCCCCCAGGATGGCGGGTGCTGAGGGACACGTTTCCAACGCAACGATCAAACCAACTCTGGAACGTTCTGTTCAATGGCACGCTTGGGACTCTCTTCTATCGCTATGCACGACGACGGAGCTTTCTAAACAGCTTTTCAAAGAACAATCTGTTTGCTTGTCAGGATGATGTGGATGAGGAGTGGATTGAGACACTCCATGAGGGTTCAAAAAAGATGGACACCCGCTGGGCCGTCTTCTCCTTTCTGGCGGGATTCTGGAGACGTGGCTGGGAACCCGCTCTCACAGCAGTCAACGTCCCGTTCCTGGTGGTCTTTGGCCGTTCAGCGACAGGGATCGGTCGCTCGAGCAACTGGGACGATGTTGAGGAGCGACTGAACACTTACAACTCCAAACTGAACAATGCTGTGATTCAGACCATCGACGGACGCAACGTTTTGCCCTACGAGTCAACCAAGCAATGTGTGAACTGCGTGCAGAGGTGGCTTCAAGACATCAGCAGTTGA
- a CDS encoding chlorophyll a/b-binding protein, with translation MNSASQPQTQDQWFQDAAASQIKGERLVRAELLNGRVAMLGFVIGVATEALTGHGVLSQITFGVLGLS, from the coding sequence ATGAATTCCGCATCACAACCTCAAACGCAGGATCAATGGTTTCAGGATGCAGCGGCGTCCCAAATCAAGGGTGAGCGCCTCGTTCGAGCTGAGTTACTTAACGGCAGAGTCGCGATGCTGGGTTTCGTGATTGGCGTTGCCACCGAAGCATTGACCGGTCATGGCGTGCTGAGCCAGATCACTTTTGGCGTTCTTGGATTGAGCTGA
- a CDS encoding DUF3598 family protein, with product MGNDPTMVNHDPRAALLQHNSGSWQGCFIRLRADGSENDRFNTTLSVEDVNGVIQTKLTYLNSGQQRSMNFLELPYTMQVSPAGGWTLGPSSITPFNWVGEMCVVRGEERRRIVVRHGASGLDQVVYVIEAKGATPPEPPRIPVQCRMEKQGDWSVWRPEPDVELLLDTRQRSTGDTTVCGLRWIGIEGDRRQIVRRYDANGMLQPLSESWL from the coding sequence ATGGGGAATGATCCAACGATGGTGAACCACGACCCCAGGGCCGCTCTACTGCAACACAACAGCGGCAGTTGGCAGGGATGCTTCATCCGATTGCGTGCGGATGGGAGCGAAAACGATCGATTCAACACCACACTGAGTGTGGAAGATGTGAACGGGGTGATCCAGACGAAGCTCACCTATCTCAACAGCGGCCAACAGCGCTCGATGAATTTCCTCGAGCTTCCCTACACCATGCAGGTGAGCCCAGCCGGGGGATGGACACTGGGGCCTAGCTCCATCACACCGTTCAACTGGGTGGGGGAAATGTGCGTCGTGCGAGGAGAAGAGCGCCGCCGGATTGTCGTGCGGCATGGCGCCAGCGGCCTCGATCAGGTGGTGTATGTCATTGAAGCCAAGGGGGCGACGCCACCAGAACCTCCTCGAATCCCAGTTCAATGCCGGATGGAGAAACAAGGAGATTGGAGCGTCTGGAGGCCGGAACCCGATGTGGAGTTGCTGCTCGACACAAGACAACGCTCCACTGGCGACACCACGGTCTGTGGCCTCCGCTGGATCGGCATCGAAGGTGACCGACGCCAGATCGTTCGTCGATACGACGCAAACGGCATGTTGCAGCCGCTCTCAGAATCCTGGCTTTGA
- a CDS encoding phage holin family protein, which translates to MGLIGWLLQWPVRGFVLLLVAVMPLGVELSSFQSALTSAVVIGLLGTLLIVPLKLALALPWALASLGGLIAPVSWLFDWIITVMLFALASSLVDGFRLKNGLSSALLGAVAYSVLSTVFIRVLGLGDVGLLRAAGG; encoded by the coding sequence ATGGGATTGATCGGCTGGTTGTTGCAATGGCCTGTTCGGGGCTTCGTGTTGCTTCTTGTGGCGGTGATGCCGCTGGGCGTGGAACTGTCCAGTTTTCAATCGGCACTGACCTCGGCTGTCGTCATCGGTCTGCTCGGGACCTTGTTGATTGTTCCCTTGAAACTGGCACTTGCGTTGCCTTGGGCGTTGGCCAGCTTGGGTGGCTTGATCGCACCGGTGAGTTGGTTGTTCGACTGGATTATCACGGTGATGTTGTTCGCTCTTGCTTCATCACTGGTGGATGGATTCCGCCTCAAAAATGGTCTTAGCAGCGCTCTTCTCGGAGCTGTGGCTTACAGCGTGCTGAGCACTGTGTTCATCCGAGTTTTGGGACTAGGGGATGTTGGCTTGCTCAGAGCGGCTGGCGGCTGA
- a CDS encoding AbrB family transcriptional regulator, whose product MLTGAELLAKVKDLGDVSKTDLATACGYVSKKKDGSDRVNFTAFYEALLNAKGVDLGGGSAGVGKGGRKLSYKAVVQGNGNLLVGKAYTAMLDLQPGDEFTIKLSKKKGVTLVPMGAEDEEGSED is encoded by the coding sequence ATGCTCACTGGTGCTGAACTGCTTGCCAAAGTCAAAGACCTTGGAGATGTGAGTAAAACCGATTTGGCCACAGCGTGTGGCTATGTCTCCAAGAAGAAAGACGGTTCAGACCGTGTGAACTTCACAGCGTTTTACGAAGCACTGCTCAACGCCAAGGGAGTTGATCTTGGTGGCGGTTCTGCAGGCGTCGGCAAAGGTGGGCGCAAGTTGTCCTACAAAGCTGTTGTTCAAGGCAACGGCAACCTCCTGGTGGGCAAGGCCTACACAGCCATGCTTGATTTGCAGCCTGGCGACGAGTTCACAATCAAACTTTCTAAGAAAAAAGGTGTGACCCTTGTTCCCATGGGTGCAGAAGACGAAGAAGGCAGCGAAGACTGA
- a CDS encoding phycobilisome rod-core linker polypeptide: MNHSYAATGNGALEAAISAGYKQVFGNIGITGNQRLASEEAFLRDGRTSVRDFMAGLVKSDLYKQKFFHAVSPIRGVELTMKHLLGRPPISQAEISAAIQIIADQGFDAFADSLVHSEEYLETFGTDTVPYLRGFKSEARAACSTFVGMADLTPANGSSGNIMSSGSLLIRRLNKDLSIFNVAPGSVDGGGFCYTQAVKNASNAAYRRMYGGKFNYRS; this comes from the coding sequence GTGAACCACTCCTATGCAGCCACTGGGAATGGTGCACTTGAAGCCGCCATCAGTGCTGGTTACAAGCAGGTTTTTGGCAACATCGGAATCACCGGGAACCAGCGCCTGGCGTCTGAAGAGGCTTTCCTGCGAGACGGCCGCACCAGCGTTCGCGATTTCATGGCAGGGCTGGTGAAGTCAGATCTCTATAAGCAGAAGTTCTTCCATGCCGTTTCGCCGATCCGCGGCGTCGAGCTGACGATGAAGCACCTGCTGGGTCGTCCTCCGATCAGTCAGGCCGAGATCAGCGCTGCCATTCAGATCATTGCTGACCAGGGCTTTGATGCCTTTGCCGACAGCCTTGTGCATTCCGAGGAATATTTGGAAACCTTCGGTACTGACACGGTTCCTTATCTGCGCGGCTTCAAGTCCGAAGCACGGGCAGCCTGCTCCACCTTCGTTGGCATGGCCGATCTCACGCCCGCGAACGGCAGCTCCGGAAACATCATGTCTTCCGGAAGCCTGCTGATCAGGCGTTTGAACAAGGATCTCAGCATCTTTAACGTTGCTCCAGGTTCCGTTGATGGTGGCGGCTTCTGCTACACCCAGGCCGTCAAGAACGCCAGCAATGCTGCCTATCGCCGCATGTATGGCGGCAAGTTCAACTACCGCTCCTGA
- a CDS encoding SdiA-regulated domain-containing protein, with translation MGSVRLELIRSYRIGDPGIGLNEPSGLTLNADRTALYTVCDDTKAIFCVDLEGQVLLQQSFFISAAGLEGIALSADGKQLFAVQEETNAVLIIDIAGRCERHQHPLAAMANYDSVAKHFPHRPDNKGLEGITVNTVNQHVFVVKESQPGLLIELDAECRTILSSRFLSKANGFSHPKVGPDKLDFSGLSYDPRSDSLWIVSDQGRCLFQYDWVQDVVLQRLDLEIGEGKRRLVRKAEGVAIDPECGRVYVVSDRDARLYVFKLAAVG, from the coding sequence ATGGGTTCAGTCCGCCTCGAGCTAATCCGCAGTTATCGCATCGGCGATCCCGGCATTGGTCTGAATGAACCCTCGGGCCTCACGCTCAATGCGGACCGCACAGCGCTCTACACCGTCTGTGACGACACCAAGGCGATCTTTTGCGTCGACCTCGAGGGTCAGGTGTTGCTGCAGCAGTCGTTCTTCATCAGCGCGGCTGGCTTGGAAGGGATCGCGCTCAGTGCCGATGGCAAGCAGCTGTTTGCGGTGCAGGAAGAGACCAATGCGGTGCTGATCATCGATATCGCAGGACGCTGTGAGCGGCACCAGCACCCCCTGGCCGCGATGGCCAATTACGACTCCGTTGCGAAGCATTTCCCGCATCGTCCCGATAACAAGGGACTGGAGGGGATCACCGTCAACACCGTGAACCAGCATGTGTTCGTGGTGAAGGAGTCCCAGCCCGGGTTGCTGATCGAGCTGGATGCGGAGTGCCGCACGATCTTGTCGTCGCGCTTTCTCAGCAAAGCCAACGGTTTCTCCCATCCGAAGGTCGGTCCAGACAAGCTGGATTTTTCTGGTCTGAGCTACGACCCCCGCAGCGACAGCCTGTGGATCGTCAGCGATCAGGGTCGGTGCCTGTTTCAGTACGACTGGGTGCAAGACGTGGTGCTTCAACGGCTTGACCTGGAGATCGGCGAGGGCAAGCGCCGGTTGGTGCGCAAGGCCGAGGGTGTCGCGATTGATCCCGAGTGTGGCCGTGTGTATGTGGTGAGTGACCGCGATGCACGGCTTTATGTGTTCAAGCTTGCTGCCGTGGGTTGA
- a CDS encoding SDR family NAD(P)-dependent oxidoreductase codes for MSHAEPRRLLLTGASSGIGLEAAKQMAARGHQLTILCRNQARSDLTLQALSGAAQTLICDLADLDAVRATTDQLLARGWPLDAVVLNAGLQYAGERQPRWSAQGIELTFAVNQLAHQVLATALLPLLRAASRPRVVITASEVHNPVSGGGKVGKPAGLGDLSGLHQGAGCPMLDGSPVFDGDKAYKDSKLCNVLLARELNRRLEGAIPVMAWSPGLVIARDSGGFFRYSRQQNPLGMAAFAWVARDLLRLTESLPRAGALLTALCLDDGIATPGFSYRSNHLVRPGVHRFELVDTSAEATDLAKAAALWNGSEALLASL; via the coding sequence ATGTCTCACGCTGAACCCCGCCGGCTCCTGCTCACCGGAGCGAGTTCGGGCATCGGTCTTGAGGCGGCCAAACAGATGGCGGCGCGGGGGCATCAGCTCACGATTCTTTGCCGCAATCAGGCCCGTTCCGACCTCACCCTGCAAGCTCTCTCAGGTGCCGCGCAAACCCTGATTTGCGACTTGGCGGATCTCGATGCGGTGAGGGCAACCACGGATCAACTGCTAGCGCGCGGTTGGCCTCTGGATGCTGTGGTGCTCAATGCCGGCCTCCAGTACGCCGGTGAGCGTCAGCCCCGATGGAGCGCTCAGGGGATTGAGCTCACGTTTGCTGTGAATCAGCTGGCGCACCAGGTGTTGGCAACGGCCCTGCTGCCTCTGCTGAGGGCTGCCTCAAGGCCGCGGGTGGTGATCACTGCTTCGGAAGTGCACAACCCGGTCAGCGGTGGCGGAAAGGTGGGAAAGCCTGCTGGGCTTGGTGATCTCAGCGGCCTGCATCAGGGCGCTGGTTGCCCGATGCTGGATGGCAGCCCAGTGTTCGATGGCGACAAGGCCTACAAAGACAGCAAGCTCTGCAATGTGTTGTTGGCTCGGGAACTGAACCGGAGGCTTGAGGGCGCCATTCCGGTGATGGCCTGGAGTCCGGGGTTGGTGATTGCGCGTGACTCGGGGGGCTTTTTCCGCTACAGCCGCCAGCAGAATCCTCTGGGAATGGCAGCGTTTGCGTGGGTGGCCCGCGATCTGCTGCGCCTCACGGAATCACTGCCCCGTGCCGGTGCCTTACTGACAGCGCTGTGTCTCGACGATGGGATTGCCACGCCGGGATTCAGCTACCGCAGCAACCACTTGGTGCGTCCTGGAGTGCATCGTTTTGAGCTGGTCGACACCAGTGCTGAAGCCACTGATCTCGCCAAGGCGGCGGCGCTGTGGAATGGCTCGGAGGCTTTGCTGGCCAGTTTGTAG
- a CDS encoding 2Fe-2S iron-sulfur cluster-binding protein: MASFTITMIGKESEQSFTCEGDQYILDAAEEAGVELPYSCRAGACSTCAGKVISGDLDQSDQSFLDDEQMEQGFGLLCVAYPKSDCKIEAEAEEQLF, from the coding sequence ATGGCATCATTCACAATCACGATGATCGGCAAGGAATCCGAGCAGTCTTTCACGTGTGAGGGTGATCAATACATCCTGGATGCGGCCGAAGAAGCCGGGGTTGAACTTCCCTATTCCTGCCGGGCTGGAGCCTGCTCCACCTGCGCTGGCAAGGTCATCTCTGGCGATCTCGATCAAAGCGATCAGAGCTTCCTGGATGATGAGCAAATGGAGCAGGGTTTCGGTCTGCTTTGTGTTGCCTACCCCAAAAGCGATTGCAAGATTGAGGCGGAGGCGGAGGAGCAGTTGTTCTGA
- a CDS encoding DUF4278 domain-containing protein gives MTLTYRGQKYVVNHAPAERNQSANVVYRGQKLTSK, from the coding sequence ATGACCCTGACCTATCGCGGCCAGAAGTACGTCGTCAACCACGCTCCCGCTGAGCGCAATCAGTCGGCCAACGTCGTCTATCGCGGTCAAAAGCTCACCAGCAAATGA